From the genome of Gammaproteobacteria bacterium:
ATCTTTCTAAATCATTATCAGCCTGCGGATCCCACTGCTCAGCACGTTGCTCCAACTCCTCTGCCATTCGTTCGATCTCTGCACCGAATTCTTTTGCCGCTGATTCCAGTTGCTTGGATAACTCCTTACCTACTTCACCCAGTTTACCGAACAACCCGGCAATCGCACCGCCCTGCACTTCGTCGGCAGTGCGACTGTAATCGACGATCCATTGCTTGTTGCGTCGCACCAAATGCGTAGTAAAGTGCCGTTCCTCGGATTGTGCGCCCGGTTTACGCAATGTGGTTTCTACGCTGGCATTATCACCTTCCATAACTACCCGCCCCCAGCTGGGCTCGAACCCGACCCAATCTTTAGAAAAGCGGTCGTACTGCTTGGTTTCTATCAGCGTTGAATACTCGACAACATCCTCAGCGTCATTCTGTAGCACGGACTCCCAAAACGCCCGGGTAACCTCTTGGGGAGTTTTGGGACCAAAACAAGCGGAAAAAAATAGAACCGCAAAATACATTAGAATTCGATTTTTTCTAAACATAGCCTAACTTCTTCCCGGTATTGTCAACCATATTATAGACACTGTGCATCAAGTTTATCGGCGTCATTATTGTAAAACCCATATTGGATTTATACCACAAAAAAGCCGCGTGCACTTTACTGTCGCGGCTTCTCACAAAACTCAGAATCTCTTTGAACAGACTATAACTCGAGGACTATTTGTTATCCCTCTCCACAGCGGTGGCATAATAGATAAGACAGCTCCCCTGACCTACAACCCCGGACAATACGTATTCCACTGCCGCGACAGGTAACAAACCACCTGCCAACAACAACTGCGGTAACAAAAGGCCGCCACCACTACCGTCCGGTTTAAGATTGCCATACAAAGAATTAGCTTGTGCAGGAAACATCCGGTTCAAAGCACTTTGCAGGAAACCAAAAAAACTCTGATCAATGGTGAAGGTATCCTTCTTTCTTATTTGAAAACCTTCTTTAGACAACAACGTTCCCAATGACTGGGCAGTAAAATGGTAAAGATGGCGTGGCAAATCCAAATGCCACCAATGCTGTTTAAACAGGCGGGCCTGAAATCCTCCAAAATTGGGCACCCCGATCAATAACAAACCATTAGGTTTGAGTAGTCTTCGAGCCATTCGCACCGTTTCATGAGGCGAACCTAGGTGCTCCAACACATGCCAAATCACAATGGCATCAAAAGAATCTGCAACCAGCTCCTTATGACTTATATCTCCATAAAGAATTTTAACGTTGTCTTTGTCTTTATGTTCGGGAAAGTCCTCACGCTCCAATCCAGTGCAGTCACAACCCAATTGAGCCAAGGCGCTAAGTAAACTGGCCCGACCACAACCGATATCCAACACTTTCGGCGGTCTGCTTGCGTCACCACCCCGAGGATTTCGCCTTAAAAAACTCAGGATTCGTTTGGCCAAACGTTCATGGGTAAACCGAGTCCACCGCTCCACCGGGCCGGTAAATTTTTGATCCGCGCTACCGTAGTATTGAACACTGTAATAAGGACCCAGCTCTTGCTCACTCAGCAAGGGATGAACGGAAACCAAAGCACATTGATCACAGCGCACCAGTGTGAACTTTTCCTTGATATCGTCAAATCCCGGAGCGTCAAACAGCTTGGTAAATTGTTTACCCTGACAGCTGTCACAACACCATTGGCCATTATCCGTACTTGCCGGCGAAGATTTAACAACGGAAACATTATCAGAATTGGAATGTGTTGCGGCACGGTCTGGTTGCAATGTTTTCAGTCTCCACAGTGGATAGATTTTCAGTGTTTTCCCAATCTTGCACTCTTGCAATTACCATACCCCAAAAACACTGGCGATCTTAGGAAACAGCCGGAATATTCGTATAACTATCAAGCAGATATAGAAACCAATAGTGCGGAGGAAGTCTAAAAATAGTAGCACATCGTAACAATATAACTACGGCGGATGGTGGGGACTGCAAACATCAGCAACCGGCGCCAGGCCCAGGCTTGTAAGGGATGCAACCGGGAATAGCGTTAAAAAACACTATCAAAAGTTATAATCGCCGCAATCGCCCACGCGCGGACCCGCTACAACCGGCATTTCCCAAGGAAAAGTCATGGTTATGGATTTAGCCTTGAGATCAAGAAAATAAAACCAGGCCTGGCCCATTTGAAAATAATATTTATTGGCTTGGATCTTCAAGGTCGCATTTTTGCCTTCATATTTGACCTGGATGGCCCCCTCTTCGGCCTGCCATTCGCCCACTTTGTTGTCGCCGTCCAGACTATTAAGAACTATATGACCATTCTCCTGGAACTCTACGCTAGTAGGGGGGAAACTATTAACGGTTGGCCACCATTGGCGATCACGCATCACCGCCGTTACCGCTTCTTTGGTCCAAGCTTGAGTTACAGCCAGCCTCCATTTACCGTAGTAATCACTTTGTTTAAACCCAAATTCTTTGGAGTTATCCAGCCTGGCCAAAGTAGCCTTTGGATCCAACTCAACCGCCTGTGAAATCAAATGCAGCAATCGAAAATTCCAATTCCCTTCCAGCGCGCAATCATCCACCTCAACATCCTTGCTCTTCGCATACAAGGCCATGGCTTTGTCCAGCAACGCATTTGCGGCCTTAGCATCGTCTGCTTTTACGTCACTTGCTTTGGATGCATCGGCTAAAAGAGTCGGCCCCGATTGGGCGACACAACCAAATAACAACAGAGTAAAACCCAAAATCAGTTGACTTACCCGACTAAAGGGACCGTCTGTCAACCGAGCCGACCGACGCGATGAGCGCATTGTATATTCCTTGTTCAGGGATTCCAGGATTCTAACTTGTCGTTGAACAAGTCTTGAATAATACACGCATGCGGTACTTCTTCGGAAAACAAACCTGTTGTGGAAGCATTGCATATATCAAGCTTCAATTCGGCCAGTTCTACCGGTGACAATACGCAGGCATCATCAGTATAGTGCGAATCGAGGTCAAAAACAGAAGGTAGTTTAATATTCTGCTGTGCAGTAAAGGTTTTACCTGCGACGCCTTTGGCAAATTCTACATGAACATGGGATCCTTCCGGAAACACCACTGTGGCACCGAGTGCTTTACTGATACTGACGATCTTATTGTTATCACCCGCGATATCCACCGCATAACCGGTAGAGTGCTTGCTGGTACCCGGCTTGGCTACGGGAGCCACGGCCAGCAACCAAATTTTTTGTTTCTTTTTATCCATGCCCTTCAAAATACCGGCTTTATCAATTATTTTTTTAAAGTCCTTTTTAGCCTGTTTTACAATTTTCCAGCGCTTAATGATAGCGGATTTGTCCGATTGATCTTTCGGCTGCCCCATGACCCGACTACTGATATACCCCTCAGCTGGATTGGGCTTGTTACCTAAAAGCGAGGATCGAATGGAATCAATGTTCTTTTTGTATTTCGCATCAATATCCAATTCTTTCGCTTTATCCAAATGGCGTAAAAGATATTCCCAATGGAAATTAGCTTTCCAGTATTGCTTGCTATCGTCAACCCATCCACCGATAACCAGACTTTCTTTTGGAAAGTAAGGCATTATGCTATCAATTACTGTCTTTGTAATATCATTCTCTTCGACAGATTTTCTGACAAAACCAGCTCTACTATGGACATTGAGTTTAGTTGCACTTGTGCTCATTATTATTCACTCTTGGTGATCGCGATCTAACCTGTAATTTGAAACAATAAGCAAACCGCAATTGCAAGAATACCCGACCCGCGCACCACTGGCGCAAGGTCACTTAAATTCCCAGACAATTCACGAAGTCCTTAAAGCATCCACACAAAAATATACCACAAGGCCAACCGAGCAAAAATGTGAATATTCACGCCCCAGCAAAATCGCATAACACATTAATTATTAAACGTTTTTAGAGCGTGCAATTTGGCTATGATTGCGTATACAACTCACCAACTTCAGCGGCCAGTGAAACATCCGTGGCAAACAATACCCCACGGTGGCTCAGAAAAGTCGAGTCCGCACGATTCAACGCCAACGGCTGCCCAAAAAAATCACTGGCTACATGCCCTGCTTCAGAAAACAACGCTGCTACGGCTGCAAAATCCCATAGGCTGCCACCGGCTTCTACACCGGGCTTCGGAAACATAAAATAAACAGCCGGGGGATTCTCCAATACACGACAGGCATTCAACACGGCACCATGCTCTTCCATAACCCGGATTCCAGCACAGCCGTATCGGTTCGCAACAGACACCAAGGCCTCGTATATGCGCGGATAGTCAGGCCGTTTAACAAAGCCACGATTACACACCAGTGCCAAGGGCTTTGCTGTCAACGATTGTGGCTCTGGCGTGGCGAAAGGCTCACCATTGCGAAAAACACCCTGCCCTTGCACTGCCGAATACAAGGTACGCGTCACCGGATCATAAACCACACCAATCAGTGGCGCACCGGACCTGGAAACCAACGCAATAGACACGGAATAGCCGGGGATGGACTCAATAAAAGACAACGTACCGTCCAAGGGATCTGCACACCAGAAATACTCTTTCTCTAAACGCGCCTTATCGTCCTCAGTTTCTTCGGTTAATAAGGCTAAGTCATATTGCTCACACGTAGGTTGGAGCATTTCAACAATGGCCTTTTCACTGCGCAAATCCACCTCGGTCACCACCTGCGAGGCCAAGGTGTCGCCACTTTCCTTATGCTGTACCGAAACAGCCTTATCGGCAAAGCTTGCAATGATTGCTCCGGCTTCCTTGGCCGCAGCTATCGCTTTGTCAGAAAGATAGTCAAGATCATCAGGGGTAAGCTGCATAGTTTTCATCTACCAACGATTGAATCAATTCCTATAATTCTGAGCGATTGTGCGGTATATCCCATTCCTTTACCGCAGCCTCATAATCACCTTCGGCTCCAATAAAATCCCAAAAGGTTTTAAAATCCTGTTTGGCACTCTCCAAACTGAACTTTAGTGTGCGGCTTTTGTTATACAAGAACAGCTTTATATTGGCTTCCACCGTCTCGATATAGTCCAGTGCGACTTCCATAGTGGATTGCGATGGCACACCGCCCAATAAAATACCTTCTCGATAGGCCTTCATGATACCGAAACCCGTTCGGCGCGCGTAACTCTCGGCCACTTTTTGCTTGTCACGGCTCAAATGCACATAAACGGCATTGTCGCCATAGACCTCATCCAGTCGACCAAGAATCCAGCACAGCCGGTTATCCGATTCGATGTGGTTTTGCGGATAGCACAGCCGATCCTCTCCAATCAGCGGCAAGCGGGTTTCATGGCCGCTGCTGTAGTTAGCAATGTGCTCACAAGCCTTACTAAATGTCATAGACCCACAGCGGCCGGTACTGAGAATAAAAACGTTCATATGTATAAAGTTTGTTGTTAGTCGTTACTCGAAACCAGTTCGCGCCACACTGTTTTCACCCTGGGATAGCTCAGAATCGCATCTAGTATCAATGTTCGATATTCCTCTCTAATAGCGCTGTCCTGAATGCGTCGATACGTAATGGCACTTTCACCAAAATTTAATTGCATATTGTCAACAAAGCTGTTGAACGACCTTCTTGCCGCGTCAAGCTCTGGCAAAGTTTCCTGCAAAACCGGGACATTCCACCAATGCTCCGGTTTGTTAAGTTCTAGAAATAATTGCTCCAGCGATTTTGTGATATGTTCATGTTGGTCCGCATACTGTTGCAGCAACCTGTCTTCGACGCTCAAAATCGTTGTCTCGATTTCCTGTTGCTTGGGCAACACCGACGGATAACCCTTGCGGGTTAAGTCATCGATGCTAAACAACATAACGTCACCGAAGAACTGGCGTTCAAATTCCCCGGAAAGATCAATGTTCTCGTCCGTCCGAGCAATACCCGGACGATACTCAGACCGGCCTTTTTCTTCAACCGTGCGTTTATGCAGCATGGGCAAATTGGCCGTAACGAACTGATCCCCCACGTCACTGCGCAGCAACCTGCCCAACACAGGCCCTGCCATGCGTAACTTCAAATTGGCAAACGGTATGAACCAATCTAACATTTCCGGTTGTATTACATAATTACCGGTATAAACCGTCCGCGCAGGCTTCAGGCTGGCATCAATATTTTCGTAATGGAAAAACATATGCCGGGTAGGATGTTCACCATCAAAAAACCGTTGTAACTGATTTGCGAAACGGGCAAAGCAGGAACCATTATTGTGCTCCCCCGTTTGCGTACAGGCATAACGATAGCTCGTTCGCTCAGACGCATAACCAAACAATGCCGCCATATCGTGATAGGCAGCATCGTCATTGCCTATTACGTCCCGATGATGAAATAAACAAGCAGTTTCAGGATCAACCGATGCTATTTGTTCAAGAAAATCCAGGATATCATTCAGCAACTTCCCCGCCATAACAGAAGGCGACACCGGCGGATCGCCCACCACTTTACCGGTCAAAACCTTGATATCATTTTTGCTAAACAGTCTATCCAAATGATAGAAGGTATTCAAACCCATAACATCTTGCTCTTGAGCACCCTGTTTTTGGACCGTACAGTTGAGCCTGAATTCCTGATCGCTATCAATAAAGTATATCAGCGTGTTATCGGACCTGCCCACAACCCGCCTTAGATACAGATAAGCAATGTTCCGCGTGATGGAAGCCCCTTTGTGATAAAAACGGTTTTGTTGGAACTTGCCAAGCACCTCTCCTAGACCGCCGCTTTTGAGTACCTGACTAGCCAGATCGTATTGCTCATCCGCGCCAAGATATTTTGTAGTCAAACCTTTTTTCGTAAACGCCTCAGCCAGCTTATGATGCGCGCGAATATTTTCACCCGATTGGCTATCATCGGCGATAACCACCGATACTTTGTTATAGGCTTGCTGGCTTCTACCGCCATAGTTAAAGCTGCCACATAATTCCAGGAGGCTATTCAGGCAAATTTCCAGGTGCCGGGGACGATCCGCAACCGGAATCACAATAATAAAGTTGTGACGAGTATCGCTTGCAAGCCCTGCGATATGGTTTTCCATTTCCCGACAGATCGACGAATACTGCTCTTGTAACTGTTTGTCACATTCGCCACACCACAATTCCTTTTCAACCATGGGAATTACTTGCTCGTACAAGGCAAGCGACTTATCCGTGTCCGGCTCTGATTCCTGAACCAGGTCATCGAGATCAGCAGCGATGCTGCGGCAATGAATATGATACAAGCGCGATTGCAGGAAATTATTGAGCGCCTGAAACGGATCACTTTTCATTTTGTTGACGTGGTTTTAACGTTTGGAAAAATAATTTGGAAAAGCATCTTTATCAATCATGATTTCAACAAGATTAATATCTTTACTAAAGTCCAGCTCGTCGAACAAACCATCAAGGTCATCAGCGTTTTCTATACGCTTGTGCTTGATGCCGAAAGAGCGGGCCAGAAACGCATAATCAGGATTTTCAAAATCACAATTCAAATAACGCTCATTGTATTGTTGGTGCTGATTTTTGCGAATCAAACCCATAGTGGAGTTGTTGAACATGATGATATTGAGCGGAATACGATAATTCACCGCCGTCATTATTTCCATGCAGCACATTTGAAAACCGCCGTCGCCTATAACGGAAAAAGTCGGCTTTTGCTCCGCAAATTGAGCGCCAATGGCGGCCGGTATAGAATAACCCAATGAGGAAATACCCGTATTGGGATAATAGCTATTTTCCGTAGAGACATTAAAAAAATTTTGCGCAAAAATGATATTATCATCAAACAAACGAATACCGCGCGGGAAGGCTCTCTCAAGGTCATTAAAGAATCGTTTCACCAAATCAAAACGCTGATTAAACGTCTCCGCATCCTGGCCAATGTCCGTCTTCAGATTGTCCACCGCCTGCAAAATATTATCTTTATCCTTTGCAGAAAGCTTGTTGCGTTTGATGTTATTGAGAACGCCGGAAATCACCTGTTTGATATCACCCTGAATGGCAACATCCGCCTTAAAAACTTTTTCCAGCTGGGATTCATCAATATCGACCTGGGCGATTTTCTTGTCTTTTAATAATTCCTTTTGCCACAGATAGCTGGTACGTTCATTGAACCCGGCCCCCAGAACCAGCAACAAATCCGCTTCGTCACAAATGTATTGGCGGGCATTGCCGTATGAGGTTACCCCCATACTGCCCAGGGCATAAGCGGATGTTTCATTGACCGCCCCCTTACCCTTAAGGCTGGTAGTCACGGGGATGCTCATCAACTCACTGAGTTCGGTAAGCTCTTGCTGACATCCAGCTCTGACACAGCCGTAGCCGGCGATAATAATGGGATGTTCAGCCTTAACAATGAGATCCGTCAACGATTCGATGGCCTGCGAAAACTGACTGCTCTCAGGCTGCCCGGCATGGGGATTACGCTCAGTCTTGATGTCATCCAGAATACTCGCGTCCACTTGCTCTTTTTGCACGTTAAAAGGCAGACTGAGCAATACCGGCCCGGGATTGGAAGACAGTAGAATATTGGATGCGCGATTTAAAACGTTACCCAAATAGTCGGTACGCTCTATCATGCGGCTATAGCGGGTAATCCCTTTAAACAGAATATTCTGGTCAATGCTTCCGCCCTCTCCGGAGCTTTCCTGCAAACCACCGCGGCCGAATATGTGGGTGGAGGTTTCGCCGGTAATCGCCAAAACCGGCTGCTTGTCGACATAGGCATTGGCAATGCCGGTTATCAGGTTCGTTGCACCGGGCCCTGCGGTGGCAATACAAGCACCGATTTTTCCGGAATCCCGCGCATAGCCACTGGCCATAAAGGCCGCGCCCTGTTCATGCTTGGCAAGAACACTTTTAATTTGCGAGTCATAAAGACCATCATAAACCGGCAGGATATGTGCGCCAGGCATACCAAAGATGGTGTCTATGCCTAGACGCTCCATGTAATTGACAATGAGTTTACTAACGCTGATGTTCATGGCTGCAGAATTTATATTAGTAAAACAAGCCGTTTTATTTGGCTTGCCGAGTGAGTATATCCTATTTACGGAGTTTTGTTTAAATGAGAACCCGAATCCGAGAGAATCTGGATAATATATAATAAAAATAGCAAGTTAGCGCTATTTTTCCCAAGAATTCCCTGGAAATGAAAACCGGGCAAGCAGGGAGCCGAGCGCAATCAATGCTAATAATAGAAAATGCTATGTTCTAAACCCTTCTGTTAGCCCGGTTTTTTAGCCCTGGTTTTTTTAACCTTGGTTTTATTAACCTTGGTTTTATTAACCCTGGCTTTTCTATTTTTCCAGGCTGGCAAAGGCCTGCTCCAAAGCATCTACCAGTTGGTCTATTTGAGCCTCACTGTGGCGCGCGGATATATTAAACTTCAGCAAGGATGCCCCTTCCGGGGTATTGGGATAACACAAGCCGCTCACCAGGATTTTGTTCTGATACATGTGTTCAACCATTTTTTGTGCATTAAGGGTACTGCCGACATTGATTTTTACAATGGGATGTTTGGTACGCAGCAGCTTCCAGCGTTTTTTGGTGATTTGACTTCTGGCATATTTGCAAATGGCATTGAGTTTTTCGAGGATGGATTGATCCTGCTGCAGCGACTCCAACGCATACAAAACGGTGGCAGCATTGACGGGTGACAGCGGCTCAGAGATTAAATAAGGCCTTGAAGTGAGCCTCAGCCAGTTGATCAGTTCCTGTTCGCCGGCAATAAACCCACCGGCCACATTACCCAGCGCATACGCAAAGGAACCGGCCATCAACCCTGGCCGGTCTTCCAATAGCAAATGACCGAATGACCCGCTGCCGTTGCTGCCCAATAAACCCAAACCAAGACTGTCATCCACAACAGCAATGGCATCATAGTCCTTGGTGAGCTTTAAAATACTACTTAAATCTGCGCATTCGCCACTACTTGCGAAAACACCATCAGTCACTACCAGTCGGTAGCGGGCACCTTGAGAACATTTGAGGTGGTACTCCAGATGCTCATAGTCTTTGTGGCGGTACAGCACCACATTGGCAGAGGACATGCGCGCCCCATCGTACAAACCCGGGTTACACATCTCATCGAGAAACAAAGTATCGCGCTCATTGGTCAAGGTTTCAAACAAACCCAGCTTAGCCAAATAGGCGGAGCCCAGCACCATGGCGTCATCAACACCCAGAAACCGAGCCAGAGCCTGTTCCAGTTGCCGGTGTATACCCATTGTACCAACAGAACTTCGAAGAGCCGTACTGCCTGTACCATATTGCTTCAAGGCATCCTGCGCGACCTTTTTAAGTTTTTTATTGGCTTTCCAACCCAGCAAATCAGTACCGACAAAATCCAGGAAACAATCCGCCTCGCTCAAACACACTTCCATGTTTTCGGTTTGTGTAACCATGGCTTCGGTTCTGAGCAAACCGGCCGCGTCCAGGTTTTGCATTTCCTTGATTAAGGCTTTATTTATTTTTGTAGACATATTATTCCAGTTTGCTTGTACCAATAAACCACAAAGTAGCGCTCATACAGTATTGCCAGGACAAGCTTTGTGAATTGGTATAGTCCAGGCAGAAGTGGTCCAACGCTGCGGCCATGCAAGCATAATCCGATACTTTGCACTTGGCCGCAGGACTTAGTGAGAATTGAGTCACCAGTCCGGCATATTTTTGTTGCAGCCGGTTGTCCATCACAATGCGGTAATCTTCATTGGCGTTTTTCAATAAGCGATACCGCTCTGAACGACTGATAAAGGTTTTTTCACTGAGTTTATTCACAATAATAATGTCGGAATACAGCTCACAATCCACTCGTGACTCATCAACCCCCAATTCACGGCAGTTGTTTTTGGCAAACCTCAGCAAACACTCAACTTTCAGCTCGGTAACATCGGAGCGGCAGTTATTTCTTTCCACCGCATGGATATAGGCCTGGGCGTTTCTGAGGCTTTGCAATTTGGCCTTATCAAAAGCCCGTAGCACGCTTTCTATGTATGCCAGACGGTTTTGTTCCAAATAGGGTTTATCAGCGTAGGCTGTGCTGTGCCATAAGCACAGTAGCAACGACATAGTAAAGCACTGAATTAACGGCTTGTTCAAAATCCTGCTCACAATTCTTCTCACAACCGCCCGTGCCCCTGTTGGTATTGTTCACGAAAACTCTTTACATAGTTTTGCAAGTGAACATGATAAGGATAGACATCCAACAAATCTTCACGATCAAGAACCCAACTGTTGCCTAAAAAAATGTCGGCATTTTTTAATATTTCCAGTCGGGCCAACAAGTACAAGGGTTGGTTCAGCTGATCGGCATCGCGCACACCGCTCCCCGCAATATCGATATCCGAGCGGCTGATCAGTTGAGAATAGTGGAACCGGTTTTCCAAAACTTTTGTCAGCTCATTGTACATGGCAATTTGCGAATCGCCTTTTGTCTTTGGCAATGAAAAACTTCGGGTACGCACCTCAAATTCTGAACCGTGCATTTTAAATCTCTCTGTAGCGGTAGTCGCCGGGAATTCGCTGTTCTGCATAAAGCACTGAAAACTGACGATCTCATTTTTGGAACGAATTTGCTGTTTACCCCTGGCAATTTTATTTTTTATGATTTTACCCTTGGTTCTTTGCCCGGATTGCGCATCAGCACTATTTTGGGAACGATCATTACCCGGTTGCTCTTGCTCCGAAGAGCGGCTTAGTTTTTGCAGTTGCTCCTCCAGGTTGAGTATAGCGTTAGTGACGTCATGCCTTTTCAAAACCAGCCCCAGCTGCTCCATTACGTTTTCCTGTTCCAGTGTTGCCACGGGATTAGCCACCAGTTTCTGACAAGTGTCCGGAGCGGAATTCCAATGGATTTGGTATTCTTTGCAAAAACCCACGGTAATATCGCTTTTGGGATTGAACAATAACTGGCCGTACACATGCTCAAACAAACGGCTGCTATTTCTCTCATCGTCTGGTGCCAGGGCAATGGTGTTGGTTTGATTTTGAAAGCGCTTAACACAGTAGTTG
Proteins encoded in this window:
- a CDS encoding inositol monophosphatase family protein encodes the protein MQLTPDDLDYLSDKAIAAAKEAGAIIASFADKAVSVQHKESGDTLASQVVTEVDLRSEKAIVEMLQPTCEQYDLALLTEETEDDKARLEKEYFWCADPLDGTLSFIESIPGYSVSIALVSRSGAPLIGVVYDPVTRTLYSAVQGQGVFRNGEPFATPEPQSLTAKPLALVCNRGFVKRPDYPRIYEALVSVANRYGCAGIRVMEEHGAVLNACRVLENPPAVYFMFPKPGVEAGGSLWDFAAVAALFSEAGHVASDFFGQPLALNRADSTFLSHRGVLFATDVSLAAEVGELYTQS
- a CDS encoding pyridoxal phosphate-dependent aminotransferase family protein — protein: MSTKINKALIKEMQNLDAAGLLRTEAMVTQTENMEVCLSEADCFLDFVGTDLLGWKANKKLKKVAQDALKQYGTGSTALRSSVGTMGIHRQLEQALARFLGVDDAMVLGSAYLAKLGLFETLTNERDTLFLDEMCNPGLYDGARMSSANVVLYRHKDYEHLEYHLKCSQGARYRLVVTDGVFASSGECADLSSILKLTKDYDAIAVVDDSLGLGLLGSNGSGSFGHLLLEDRPGLMAGSFAYALGNVAGGFIAGEQELINWLRLTSRPYLISEPLSPVNAATVLYALESLQQDQSILEKLNAICKYARSQITKKRWKLLRTKHPIVKINVGSTLNAQKMVEHMYQNKILVSGLCYPNTPEGASLLKFNISARHSEAQIDQLVDALEQAFASLEK
- a CDS encoding class I SAM-dependent methyltransferase, with the translated sequence MQPDRAATHSNSDNVSVVKSSPASTDNGQWCCDSCQGKQFTKLFDAPGFDDIKEKFTLVRCDQCALVSVHPLLSEQELGPYYSVQYYGSADQKFTGPVERWTRFTHERLAKRILSFLRRNPRGGDASRPPKVLDIGCGRASLLSALAQLGCDCTGLEREDFPEHKDKDNVKILYGDISHKELVADSFDAIVIWHVLEHLGSPHETVRMARRLLKPNGLLLIGVPNFGGFQARLFKQHWWHLDLPRHLYHFTAQSLGTLLSKEGFQIRKKDTFTIDQSFFGFLQSALNRMFPAQANSLYGNLKPDGSGGGLLLPQLLLAGGLLPVAAVEYVLSGVVGQGSCLIYYATAVERDNK
- a CDS encoding thiamine pyrophosphate-binding protein, coding for MNISVSKLIVNYMERLGIDTIFGMPGAHILPVYDGLYDSQIKSVLAKHEQGAAFMASGYARDSGKIGACIATAGPGATNLITGIANAYVDKQPVLAITGETSTHIFGRGGLQESSGEGGSIDQNILFKGITRYSRMIERTDYLGNVLNRASNILLSSNPGPVLLSLPFNVQKEQVDASILDDIKTERNPHAGQPESSQFSQAIESLTDLIVKAEHPIIIAGYGCVRAGCQQELTELSELMSIPVTTSLKGKGAVNETSAYALGSMGVTSYGNARQYICDEADLLLVLGAGFNERTSYLWQKELLKDKKIAQVDIDESQLEKVFKADVAIQGDIKQVISGVLNNIKRNKLSAKDKDNILQAVDNLKTDIGQDAETFNQRFDLVKRFFNDLERAFPRGIRLFDDNIIFAQNFFNVSTENSYYPNTGISSLGYSIPAAIGAQFAEQKPTFSVIGDGGFQMCCMEIMTAVNYRIPLNIIMFNNSTMGLIRKNQHQQYNERYLNCDFENPDYAFLARSFGIKHKRIENADDLDGLFDELDFSKDINLVEIMIDKDAFPNYFSKR
- a CDS encoding D-alanyl-D-alanine carboxypeptidase family protein, which translates into the protein MSTSATKLNVHSRAGFVRKSVEENDITKTVIDSIMPYFPKESLVIGGWVDDSKQYWKANFHWEYLLRHLDKAKELDIDAKYKKNIDSIRSSLLGNKPNPAEGYISSRVMGQPKDQSDKSAIIKRWKIVKQAKKDFKKIIDKAGILKGMDKKKQKIWLLAVAPVAKPGTSKHSTGYAVDIAGDNNKIVSISKALGATVVFPEGSHVHVEFAKGVAGKTFTAQQNIKLPSVFDLDSHYTDDACVLSPVELAELKLDICNASTTGLFSEEVPHACIIQDLFNDKLESWNP
- a CDS encoding guanine nucleotide-binding protein subunit gamma codes for the protein MTFSKACEHIANYSSGHETRLPLIGEDRLCYPQNHIESDNRLCWILGRLDEVYGDNAVYVHLSRDKQKVAESYARRTGFGIMKAYREGILLGGVPSQSTMEVALDYIETVEANIKLFLYNKSRTLKFSLESAKQDFKTFWDFIGAEGDYEAAVKEWDIPHNRSEL